Proteins found in one Streptococcus criceti HS-6 genomic segment:
- a CDS encoding DUF3884 family protein produces MLESLKVLRNKSIAAAFEIVYLITFKDKSHIPQVTKEIKSLAKWYITSGEEWYCHSDDSLEEFKKKFLTLTSLTEEQVIFSQDHLPFSK; encoded by the coding sequence ATGTTAGAATCTTTAAAAGTTTTGCGAAATAAATCTATAGCAGCTGCCTTTGAAATAGTTTACCTGATTACTTTTAAAGATAAGTCTCATATTCCTCAAGTGACCAAGGAAATCAAATCCCTTGCCAAATGGTATATTACCAGCGGTGAGGAGTGGTACTGCCATTCCGATGATTCTCTAGAAGAGTTTAAGAAAAAATTTCTAACCCTAACGAGTCTAACTGAAGAACAGGTAATCTTTAGCCAAGACCATCTTCCCTTTTCAAAATGA